One genomic window of Selenomonadales bacterium includes the following:
- a CDS encoding 2-oxoacid:acceptor oxidoreductase family protein: protein MKQIRLSGSGGQGVITAAIIMAEAAVAEGKEAVQTQSYGPEARGGASKAEVIISDAPIYHPKVTTPDLLLAMTQQAADKYIKDLASDGILVIDEDLVPNPPAHGTIVRVPITRMAVEEIGKDLFANIIALGVVTKLSGDVSLDAVREAVASRVPPATLEKNMKALELGFKAAE, encoded by the coding sequence ATGAAACAGATCCGTTTATCCGGCTCGGGCGGACAAGGCGTAATAACCGCCGCTATCATCATGGCAGAAGCCGCTGTTGCCGAAGGCAAAGAAGCTGTACAGACGCAGTCCTACGGCCCTGAAGCACGCGGTGGTGCTTCCAAAGCGGAAGTCATCATCTCCGATGCGCCTATCTACCATCCGAAAGTAACGACCCCCGACCTCCTCTTGGCAATGACCCAGCAGGCGGCAGACAAATATATCAAAGACCTCGCATCTGATGGTATCCTCGTCATTGACGAAGACCTCGTACCGAACCCGCCCGCACACGGCACTATCGTACGTGTACCGATCACACGCATGGCTGTCGAAGAGATCGGCAAAGACCTCTTCGCCAACATCATCGCACTCGGTGTCGTCACGAAACTCTCGGGCGACGTATCGCTCGACGCTGTGCGCGAAGCCGTTGCAAGTCGTGTACCGCCTGCAACGCTTGAAAAAAATATGAAAGCATTGGAACTCGGTTTCAAAGCGGCAGAATAA